From the Natrarchaeobaculum aegyptiacum genome, one window contains:
- the sufU gene encoding Fe-S cluster assembly sulfur transfer protein SufU: MGLGSDMYRQQILDHYKNPRNYGELEDPTFTHVGENPMCGDEIRMDVRLDDDEETIERVAFSGDGCAISQASASMLSSELQGKTVDELLEMDRDDVVELLGVDISPMRIKCAVLAEKVAQDGAEIYFGELEKTQTTTED; this comes from the coding sequence ATGGGACTGGGCTCGGATATGTACAGACAGCAGATCCTCGACCACTACAAGAACCCCCGGAACTACGGGGAACTCGAGGATCCAACGTTCACGCACGTCGGCGAAAACCCGATGTGCGGCGACGAGATTCGCATGGACGTCAGACTCGACGACGACGAAGAGACGATCGAACGCGTGGCCTTCTCCGGCGACGGCTGTGCGATCAGCCAGGCATCGGCGAGTATGCTCTCGAGTGAACTGCAGGGCAAAACCGTCGACGAACTCCTCGAGATGGACCGCGACGACGTCGTCGAATTACTCGGCGTCGACATCTCGCCGATGCGGATCAAGTGTGCCGTCCTCGCCGAGAAGGTCGCTCAGGACGGCGCGGAGATCTACTTCGGCGAACTCGAGAAGACGCAAACGACGACCGAAGACTGA